The Achromobacter pestifer genome includes a region encoding these proteins:
- a CDS encoding ABC transporter permease: MKYILRRIAAVIPVMAVVAVVVFLLIHLSPGDPAAVIAGDNATADDVEKIRQNLGLDKPLLQQFGIWVSHIATGDLGTSMSTQMPVSQLIGQRMGPTLSIAVFTMLFAVIVAIPLGVLAAWHAGRWLDRLVMIGAVCAFSVPVFLIGYSLVYGFSIKLGWLPVQGYKPMADGLVPYLRHLVLPCLSLGLVYMALLTRMTRATMLEALSEDYIRTARAKGLAAGPIVWHALKNAANPIVTTIGVGVALLIGGVVVTETVFAIPGLGRLTIDAVLRHDYPVIQGVLLVASGIYVLINLLVDLSYRLFDPRIRY; this comes from the coding sequence GTGAAATACATACTGCGCCGCATCGCGGCAGTCATTCCTGTCATGGCCGTGGTCGCGGTCGTGGTGTTCCTGCTGATCCATCTGTCGCCGGGCGATCCCGCGGCGGTGATCGCGGGCGACAACGCCACCGCCGACGACGTGGAAAAGATCCGCCAGAACCTGGGCCTGGACAAGCCGCTGCTGCAGCAATTCGGCATCTGGGTCAGCCATATCGCCACCGGCGACCTGGGCACCTCGATGTCGACGCAGATGCCGGTTTCGCAACTGATCGGCCAGCGCATGGGACCGACGCTGTCCATCGCCGTCTTCACCATGCTGTTCGCGGTGATCGTGGCGATTCCGCTGGGCGTGCTGGCGGCCTGGCACGCGGGACGCTGGCTGGACCGGCTGGTCATGATAGGCGCGGTCTGCGCGTTCTCGGTGCCGGTGTTCCTGATCGGCTACAGCCTGGTCTACGGTTTTTCGATCAAGCTGGGCTGGCTGCCGGTGCAAGGCTACAAGCCCATGGCCGACGGCCTGGTGCCCTACCTGCGCCACTTGGTGCTGCCCTGCCTGTCCCTGGGTCTGGTGTACATGGCGCTGCTGACCCGCATGACGCGCGCCACCATGCTGGAGGCCCTGTCCGAGGACTACATCCGCACTGCCCGCGCCAAGGGCCTGGCGGCCGGCCCCATCGTGTGGCACGCGCTGAAAAACGCGGCCAATCCCATCGTCACCACCATAGGCGTGGGCGTGGCCCTGCTGATCGGCGGCGTGGTGGTCACGGAAACCGTGTTCGCGATTCCCGGCCTGGGCCGGCTGACCATCGACGCCGTGCTGCGCCACGACTATCCGGTCATCCAGGGCGTGCTGCTGGTGGCCTCCGGCATCTATGTCCTGATCAACCT